A portion of the Desulfurobacteriaceae bacterium genome contains these proteins:
- the rfbD gene encoding dTDP-4-dehydrorhamnose reductase, with protein MKYLIFGVQGQLGKEFVKWLSEGLVKSLNGKLVEWVAVGKEECDISDLDQVLEIFESVKPDVVINCAAYNLVDKAESDYVGAFRVNALGVRNLAFASRKYKSFLVHYSTDYVFDGKKEGSLYVEEDIPCPLSEYGKSKLTGEEFLREETDNYLLFRVSWVYGEGKQNFMYKLLSWVKNNEFLKVSYDEVSVPTSTRTIVEITLKALREGVRGLFHLTNTGYASRYEWAKFFFKVKGINKFIQPVSSEIFNLPAKRPKFSAMSNEKISKVLNVKIPTWEEELEGFIREGKV; from the coding sequence ATGAAATATCTTATTTTTGGTGTACAAGGTCAACTGGGAAAAGAATTTGTTAAGTGGTTGAGTGAAGGATTGGTTAAATCGTTAAATGGAAAATTGGTTGAATGGGTAGCTGTAGGGAAAGAAGAGTGTGATATTTCGGATTTAGATCAAGTTTTAGAAATTTTTGAAAGTGTAAAACCTGATGTTGTTATTAATTGTGCAGCTTATAATCTTGTAGATAAAGCAGAAAGTGATTATGTTGGTGCTTTTAGAGTGAACGCTCTTGGTGTTAGAAATTTGGCCTTTGCTTCAAGGAAGTATAAAAGTTTCCTTGTTCACTATAGCACTGATTATGTTTTTGATGGGAAAAAAGAAGGAAGTCTTTACGTAGAGGAAGATATTCCATGTCCACTTAGTGAATACGGAAAAAGTAAACTAACGGGAGAAGAATTTCTGAGGGAAGAAACAGACAACTATCTTCTTTTTCGTGTAAGTTGGGTTTACGGGGAAGGAAAACAGAACTTTATGTATAAACTTCTTAGTTGGGTAAAGAATAATGAGTTTTTAAAAGTTTCTTACGATGAAGTATCCGTTCCAACTTCTACAAGAACAATAGTTGAGATTACGCTAAAAGCTTTAAGAGAGGGAGTTAGAGGTCTTTTCCATCTCACAAATACTGGCTATGCTTCAAGGTATGAATGGGCAAAGTTTTTCTTCAAGGTAAAAGGTATAAACAAGTTTATTCAACCGGTTTCTAGTGAAATTTTTAATCTACCTGCAAAAAGACCAAAGTTTTCTGCAATGTCTAACGAAAAAATTTCAAAAGTTCTAAATGTTAAAATTCCTACCTGGGAAGAGGAACTTGAAGGATTCATAAGAGAGGGAAAAGTATAG
- a CDS encoding VanZ family protein, which yields MIIEKNRKVLKVLFVFYSFFIFVLSVIPRGIEVGSSDKLSHFLAFFVFAVLLKVSYRIPFMKTIVFSLLFGSFIEFVQFFLPYRSCDPLDLVADGAGSVLGSLVISVLLLRSKK from the coding sequence GTGATAATTGAAAAAAATAGAAAAGTTTTAAAGGTTCTTTTTGTATTTTATTCCTTTTTCATTTTTGTTTTATCGGTAATACCACGGGGAATAGAAGTTGGAAGTTCCGATAAACTTAGCCACTTCTTGGCCTTCTTTGTTTTTGCAGTTCTTTTAAAAGTTTCATACAGAATTCCATTTATGAAAACCATTGTTTTTTCTTTACTCTTTGGATCGTTTATAGAGTTTGTTCAGTTCTTTCTTCCTTATAGATCTTGTGATCCTTTAGACCTTGTTGCTGATGGAGCTGGTAGTGTTTTGGGGAGTTTGGTTATTTCAGTTTTGCTATTAAGGAGTAAGAAATGA
- the galE gene encoding UDP-glucose 4-epimerase GalE, with translation MRILVTGGAGYIGSHVVKKLGERGYEILVLDNLSKGHKEAVLYGKLVVADLEEEERLNSIVESFKPDAVMHFAAFIEVAESVKDPLKYYKNNTANTLNLLKVIVKNRVKNFIFSSTAAVYGNPQNIPIKEDEPIKPINPYGQSKAFVEKILEDFSLSYDLRYVSLRYFNAAGADESGLIGESHDPETHLIPLILKTAKGERKVIKIFGTDYPTTDGTCVRDYIHVNDLADVHLLALDYLLSGGKSEVFNCGYGFGFSVREVVETAKKVTGKEFKVEEAPRRPGDPAILVADSTKLKKTLSWTPKYDDLEFIIRTAWNWEVNRRF, from the coding sequence ATGAGAATCCTTGTAACTGGTGGGGCGGGATACATAGGTAGCCATGTAGTAAAGAAACTTGGAGAGAGGGGATACGAAATTTTAGTATTGGACAACCTTTCAAAGGGTCATAAAGAAGCGGTACTTTATGGAAAATTGGTAGTTGCAGATTTAGAAGAAGAAGAAAGACTTAATTCCATAGTAGAAAGTTTTAAGCCGGATGCTGTAATGCACTTTGCTGCTTTCATAGAAGTTGCAGAATCTGTGAAAGACCCCCTCAAATATTATAAGAATAACACAGCAAATACTTTAAACCTTTTAAAAGTAATAGTTAAGAACAGAGTAAAGAACTTCATCTTTTCTTCAACGGCAGCAGTTTATGGGAATCCACAAAATATTCCAATAAAAGAAGATGAACCTATAAAACCTATAAACCCTTACGGACAGTCTAAGGCTTTTGTAGAAAAAATTTTGGAAGATTTCAGTCTGTCTTACGATTTAAGATATGTCTCCTTAAGATATTTTAACGCTGCTGGAGCAGATGAAAGTGGACTAATAGGAGAAAGCCACGATCCTGAAACTCATCTAATACCACTAATTTTAAAGACTGCAAAAGGTGAAAGGAAAGTAATAAAGATATTTGGCACCGACTATCCAACTACCGACGGAACTTGTGTAAGAGATTATATCCACGTTAACGATCTTGCAGACGTTCACCTTTTAGCTCTTGATTACCTTTTAAGTGGTGGTAAGAGTGAAGTCTTTAACTGTGGCTACGGTTTTGGATTCTCGGTAAGAGAAGTCGTGGAAACTGCCAAGAAAGTCACAGGTAAAGAATTTAAAGTAGAAGAAGCTCCAAGGAGACCTGGAGATCCTGCAATTTTGGTAGCAGATTCCACAAAACTGAAAAAAACTTTAAGCTGGACTCCAAAGTATGACGATTTAGAATTTATAATTCGCACTGCCTGGAACTGGGAAGTGAACAGAAGGTTTTAA
- a CDS encoding STT3 domain-containing protein: MEDRNKFRKYLLLAVSIFITVFVGLYLRFDDLKVWNQYKERFFYKDTPLFTSYDAFFFAHYSKEYLNGSYKAGERDHLRFVPDNATYPSPIPMESFLGAKLSEVFNTNIENIALWLTPILSIFFVVPLTVYFFRLNLFFAGFVGALFGVVNFIYLVRTSIARFDTDSLNLFFPFGMALFFLLALNSEGKRKYIYLATAGILTLGYSWWYAHYGITLSFLILYLLVAVFIKAKESQEVFFKEKLLASIRKELPYFGILLLLSNPVFVYRGIFNFLSLVKTYLINFFKPAVSGGFPNVFMSISEAQHFDIVRTADLSSGNILLFAIGLLGVSILFVKRFRETVFLLPIFLIGLMALKGGNRFIMYLSPFIGIGIGYLIDSTLSFFKRKEFLGELRIYFLILILLLLLPFLLLYFNKNSVAFVIEPKITPELQAGFIKLGEIAPKNSWIWTWWDYGYAIQYLATRATFHDGGSQGSPKTYFVATTFSIDSPKVAHNTILGIANIGAKGISDLVKEGKREKEIRNMIFSGKFSKPTKNPIYWVFTEDEIGKFMWINYFGTWNFDLKKGIKSPIFILKGCRLRSKNLIICGNNILDLQKGIVISGGKAIPIKSLVIRNENGTIYDKNYREKGIYLEILKEKGRSFFFVMGEQPFRSMFNQMYILRNYDKKYFELVYDDFPTIVVYKINQKME; the protein is encoded by the coding sequence ATGGAAGATAGGAACAAATTTAGAAAATATCTCTTACTTGCTGTTTCAATATTTATTACCGTTTTTGTTGGACTCTACCTTCGGTTTGATGACTTGAAAGTTTGGAACCAATATAAAGAAAGATTTTTTTATAAAGACACACCTCTTTTTACAAGTTATGATGCCTTTTTCTTTGCTCACTACTCAAAAGAATATTTAAATGGAAGCTACAAAGCAGGAGAGAGAGACCATTTAAGATTTGTTCCCGATAACGCTACCTATCCTTCCCCAATACCTATGGAAAGTTTTTTAGGGGCTAAGCTTTCAGAAGTTTTCAATACTAACATTGAAAATATAGCTTTATGGCTAACTCCTATACTTTCCATTTTTTTTGTTGTTCCTCTGACTGTTTATTTCTTTAGACTTAACCTATTTTTTGCTGGATTTGTTGGGGCTTTATTTGGAGTGGTAAACTTTATCTACCTTGTTAGAACATCCATTGCAAGATTTGATACAGATTCTTTGAACCTCTTTTTCCCGTTCGGAATGGCCCTTTTCTTTTTACTTGCCTTAAACTCTGAAGGAAAGAGAAAATATATCTACCTTGCAACTGCTGGTATTCTCACTCTTGGTTATTCTTGGTGGTATGCCCACTACGGGATAACTTTAAGTTTTCTAATTCTTTATCTCTTAGTAGCTGTTTTTATCAAAGCAAAAGAAAGTCAGGAAGTTTTTTTTAAAGAAAAACTGTTAGCCAGTATTAGAAAAGAACTACCCTATTTTGGAATTTTGCTTCTTCTTTCAAATCCAGTTTTTGTTTATAGAGGAATCTTTAATTTCCTATCTCTTGTTAAAACCTACCTAATAAACTTCTTTAAACCTGCCGTTAGTGGAGGTTTCCCGAACGTTTTTATGTCAATAAGCGAAGCTCAGCACTTTGACATTGTGAGAACTGCTGACCTTTCTTCAGGAAACATTTTACTTTTTGCGATTGGACTTTTAGGAGTGTCAATTCTTTTCGTAAAACGATTTAGAGAAACTGTTTTTCTCTTGCCAATTTTCCTTATAGGGCTTATGGCACTAAAGGGAGGAAACAGATTTATTATGTATCTTTCTCCTTTTATAGGAATTGGTATTGGTTACTTGATAGATAGTACTTTGAGCTTTTTTAAGAGAAAAGAGTTCTTAGGGGAACTAAGGATCTACTTTTTAATACTTATCCTTTTGCTCTTGTTGCCTTTTTTACTTCTTTATTTCAACAAAAACTCTGTGGCCTTTGTTATAGAGCCAAAAATTACACCTGAGCTTCAAGCTGGTTTTATAAAACTTGGAGAAATTGCTCCTAAAAACTCTTGGATATGGACCTGGTGGGACTATGGATATGCTATTCAGTACCTAGCAACTAGAGCAACTTTCCACGATGGAGGAAGTCAAGGTAGTCCTAAGACCTACTTTGTTGCTACTACCTTTTCAATAGACTCTCCAAAAGTTGCTCATAACACTATTTTAGGAATTGCAAATATAGGAGCAAAAGGTATAAGCGATTTAGTCAAAGAAGGGAAAAGGGAGAAAGAAATAAGGAATATGATATTTTCAGGTAAGTTTTCTAAACCTACTAAAAATCCTATCTATTGGGTATTTACAGAGGATGAAATAGGAAAGTTTATGTGGATAAACTATTTTGGAACTTGGAACTTTGATCTAAAGAAAGGAATAAAATCTCCAATCTTTATTTTAAAAGGATGTAGGTTAAGAAGTAAGAATCTTATAATTTGCGGTAACAACATTTTAGACCTTCAAAAAGGAATCGTTATAAGCGGTGGAAAAGCAATTCCTATAAAAAGTTTGGTTATAAGAAATGAGAATGGAACCATCTATGATAAAAACTACAGGGAAAAAGGTATATACTTAGAAATTCTTAAAGAAAAAGGTAGAAGTTTCTTCTTCGTTATGGGAGAGCAACCGTTTAGGTCAATGTTTAATCAGATGTACATTCTGAGAAACTATGATAAAAAATATTTTGAACTTGTTTATGATGATTTTCCAACAATAGTGGTGTATAAAATTAACCAGAAAATGGAGTAA
- a CDS encoding magnesium chelatase domain-containing protein, with the protein MVFTVNSFTVLGVDGITVKVEVDSGRGLPGISIVGLPDSAVKESRERVKAAIVNSGFPFPSKKIVVNLAPADLKKEGTLFDLPIAIGILGSVGIVFQKKVKDFLIAGELGLNGEVGKVKGILSATILAKEKGYRGIIIPEGNVEEATLIEGVDIIPVKDLSQVVAFLNGDEEIDPAKRKELDSGKYSFEVDMADIVGQYQARRSLEIAAAGHHNLFMVGPPGSGKTMLARRLPTIIPPMSEEEIIETTKVYSVAGLFSEVPVVKRPFRSPP; encoded by the coding sequence ATGGTCTTCACAGTCAACAGTTTCACTGTTTTAGGAGTTGATGGAATCACCGTTAAAGTTGAGGTTGACTCCGGAAGAGGGCTTCCTGGAATCTCCATAGTTGGACTCCCCGATTCTGCAGTAAAAGAGAGTAGAGAAAGGGTAAAAGCTGCCATTGTTAACTCAGGTTTCCCTTTTCCTTCTAAGAAAATTGTTGTAAACCTTGCGCCTGCAGATTTAAAGAAAGAGGGAACGCTTTTTGATCTTCCAATTGCCATCGGAATACTTGGAAGCGTTGGAATAGTTTTCCAGAAAAAAGTAAAGGATTTTCTGATAGCTGGAGAACTGGGACTCAACGGAGAAGTTGGAAAAGTAAAAGGGATACTTTCTGCAACTATTTTGGCAAAGGAGAAAGGTTACAGAGGGATAATAATTCCAGAAGGAAACGTTGAAGAAGCAACCCTTATAGAAGGTGTGGATATTATTCCAGTAAAAGATCTGTCCCAGGTAGTTGCCTTTTTAAATGGAGATGAGGAAATAGATCCTGCAAAAAGAAAGGAGTTGGATTCTGGTAAGTATTCTTTTGAAGTTGACATGGCAGATATTGTTGGGCAATATCAAGCAAGGAGATCTTTAGAAATAGCAGCAGCTGGACACCACAACCTTTTTATGGTTGGTCCTCCTGGTTCTGGAAAAACGATGCTTGCAAGAAGACTTCCAACCATAATTCCTCCAATGAGTGAAGAAGAAATAATAGAGACTACCAAAGTTTACAGCGTTGCAGGACTCTTTTCAGAAGTGCCTGTTGTAAAAAGACCTTTTCGTTCCCCCCCATAG
- a CDS encoding ATP-binding protein — protein sequence MGGGTNLKPGEVSLAHNGVLFLDEMAEFKRSALEALRQPLEDGFVVISRASGTVKFPSRFSLVAASNPCPCGFKGFEDEKHYCKCAPSQVKKYFGKISGPILDRIDIHIPVPAVKPEDLKNKEGGEPSEKVRERVLKAHEIQKKRFKNLKINFNSQMGRKEILKFCKMEDEAETLLNTATKALGLSARSFNRVLKLSRTIADLDGSDLILRKHVAEALSYRPSEEFMG from the coding sequence ATTGGTGGAGGAACGAACCTTAAACCGGGAGAAGTAAGTTTAGCCCACAACGGAGTTTTGTTCCTTGATGAAATGGCGGAGTTTAAACGTTCTGCTTTAGAAGCTTTAAGACAGCCTTTGGAAGACGGTTTCGTCGTAATATCGAGAGCCTCAGGGACTGTAAAGTTTCCTTCAAGGTTTTCTCTCGTTGCTGCCAGCAATCCTTGTCCTTGTGGCTTTAAAGGTTTTGAAGATGAAAAACATTACTGTAAGTGTGCTCCTTCTCAAGTGAAAAAGTACTTTGGAAAAATTTCTGGTCCAATTCTTGATAGAATAGATATCCACATACCTGTTCCGGCTGTAAAGCCTGAAGATTTAAAGAACAAAGAAGGAGGAGAACCTTCCGAAAAGGTAAGAGAAAGGGTTTTAAAGGCACATGAAATACAGAAAAAGAGATTCAAGAATTTAAAGATAAACTTTAATTCTCAGATGGGAAGGAAAGAAATTTTAAAATTCTGTAAAATGGAAGATGAAGCAGAAACTCTTTTAAATACTGCAACAAAGGCACTTGGGCTTTCTGCAAGAAGCTTTAATAGAGTTTTGAAACTTTCAAGAACTATTGCAGATCTTGACGGTAGCGATTTAATCCTGAGAAAACACGTTGCCGAAGCTTTAAGTTATAGACCTTCGGAAGAATTTATGGGGTAG
- a CDS encoding Wzz/FepE/Etk N-terminal domain-containing protein yields the protein MEKERRDRYLYYEEDEIDLYELWLTLKRRKKTIFGVTGLFTIIAVILCFILPTTYKTETTLIPIGGKSTGGLSSLLSSLPISVPIPTGSESGITVEAVLKSRILRERVIKDLNLLPKLFPDKWDSEKNQWILKDENDRPPTVLDGAKVLDKLISVSTDKKTGVITLSVEFKKDPQLAYDIANAVLKEANKILNEKSFTLARKYRIYIEKQLNIAKEKLQKVEEIYKKFMEGKIKEVPLIFGNADFDKLKEGLQSLQDEKVSKERIEKLKQEVESLKKKLKSLEQVHRRNNYYVSLPEYQLNLQKLQSQMSIAQKLFETLVKEYEMAKAQEMKEQISFQVIDPPYIPDPKKPYKPKKKLIVVVSLVSGLFLGIFVAFFKEWLDNVKKRREEEKSNA from the coding sequence TTGGAGAAAGAAAGACGAGACCGGTACCTTTACTATGAAGAGGACGAAATAGATCTTTATGAATTGTGGCTAACTTTAAAAAGAAGAAAAAAGACCATTTTTGGAGTAACAGGATTATTTACAATCATAGCAGTTATCCTATGTTTTATTCTACCTACAACTTATAAAACAGAAACAACGTTAATACCCATTGGAGGAAAAAGCACTGGAGGATTATCTTCTTTACTTTCATCTCTTCCAATATCTGTTCCTATTCCTACCGGAAGCGAGTCAGGAATTACAGTAGAAGCAGTTTTAAAAAGTAGAATCCTAAGGGAAAGAGTGATTAAAGATTTAAACCTTTTACCTAAACTGTTTCCCGATAAGTGGGATTCTGAAAAGAATCAATGGATTTTGAAGGATGAAAACGATAGACCTCCGACCGTTTTAGATGGTGCCAAAGTGTTGGACAAGCTTATTTCTGTTTCTACCGACAAAAAGACAGGAGTTATAACTTTGTCTGTGGAGTTTAAGAAAGACCCTCAACTTGCATACGATATAGCCAATGCTGTTTTGAAAGAGGCAAATAAAATCTTAAATGAGAAAAGCTTTACCCTTGCAAGGAAATATAGGATTTATATTGAAAAACAGCTGAATATAGCTAAGGAAAAACTTCAAAAGGTGGAGGAAATATACAAAAAGTTCATGGAAGGTAAAATAAAGGAAGTTCCTCTTATATTTGGAAATGCAGACTTTGACAAACTAAAAGAAGGACTTCAATCTCTTCAGGATGAAAAAGTTAGCAAGGAAAGAATAGAAAAGCTAAAGCAAGAAGTTGAATCGCTTAAAAAGAAACTAAAGTCTTTAGAACAAGTTCATAGGAGAAACAATTATTACGTATCTCTTCCTGAGTATCAGCTAAACCTTCAAAAACTACAATCTCAAATGTCTATAGCACAAAAACTTTTTGAAACTCTCGTAAAAGAGTATGAAATGGCAAAAGCCCAAGAGATGAAGGAACAGATATCATTTCAAGTTATAGATCCACCTTATATTCCAGATCCTAAAAAGCCTTACAAACCAAAAAAGAAGCTCATAGTTGTTGTATCTCTTGTTTCAGGATTGTTCTTAGGAATATTTGTAGCCTTTTTCAAGGAGTGGCTTGACAATGTAAAGAAAAGACGTGAGGAGGAAAAAAGTAATGCGTAA
- a CDS encoding SLBB domain-containing protein — MRKFLISICFPFIGLNVATAQSIDNFLPKSVGISSFQDQEKTASFYQTQETTSTTKDSLKEKIEKTENYPSFQQEKEVLKKRETKESEDLSLIELSFQKRATSINSDNSIEYKIKQFGYEFFKGVPSVDFSAPVDKFYVLGPGDELFLYVIGAPPGINIDKITRLVVDRQGKVYIPGLGVFFVWGMSLGEAEKIISNSIGANIKLTVGNLRTFPVYVSGEVNRPGRVLVTGVNTVIDAIMMAGGIKKSGTLRNVLITRKTSKGLKKIHIDFYKLLLEGKPVDVKLRDGDVIFVGSIGKVAGIAGKVKKPAIYELKGNETIEDLINLAGGLLPSSYRYKVVIQRYKDNKFLKVLEGSLDDKKFISQKVQDGDLVSIKTVVDIPENAVMVDGYTPYQGIYAYKEGMKLSEVLKKDMFYPDSNMKFGLIERKYPLGSFPKYLTFSPEEVLNGKEDLVLKPRDRIILFKFGDTKAVDLNKVRDVFIVEGEIKYPGIYAYKEGMKLSEVLKKDMLTLNTNLYYAEIDRRDPTTLDIVKIEKFSPIDIIEGKKDFEIHKLDLIKFYPKYVYPPIKISGLVKKPFYLPYREGLKLSEALSSVEFLEDVKKLKVVIFRKRSESISSTTFSTTLNPETMDFDNDALNTFKMEEKEELKETSIKGVEQRQEEKSSESKKKQEKEEEVVAIVPLYRLLLKADSDIDLTLKPGDRLIVQEVEPEEIVEKVVVSGYVKNPGIYKIGENTTLYDVLKAAGGFRKDAYPQGVIILRESVRKMQQQRIAKIVSLLKQQLEKEQAAIMQADLSSEEIKARQAAFEAKRKLLEEMQQSQVSGRIAGISIPYDLEKLKNSPYNILLEDGDQIFIPKKPGSVLVFGEVYNPSALVYRKGLKVRDYIQLAGGFTKDADKENIFVIKADGSVVSSSNVGSKVFAWDDKSNRIILRSSDAILDYELKPGDSIVVPLEVHVPVMWRPLIKDIMQIIYQGAITVYTITKI; from the coding sequence ATGCGTAAATTTTTAATCTCTATATGCTTTCCATTTATCGGTTTGAATGTAGCTACCGCTCAGAGCATCGATAATTTTCTTCCGAAATCAGTAGGCATTTCTTCATTTCAGGATCAGGAAAAAACAGCTTCTTTTTATCAAACTCAGGAAACTACCTCAACTACAAAAGATTCTTTGAAAGAAAAAATAGAAAAGACAGAAAATTACCCATCTTTCCAACAAGAGAAAGAAGTTCTAAAGAAAAGAGAAACAAAAGAATCTGAAGATCTTTCCTTAATAGAACTTTCTTTTCAAAAGAGGGCAACATCCATAAATTCTGATAATTCCATTGAATATAAGATAAAACAGTTTGGATACGAGTTTTTCAAAGGAGTTCCTTCCGTTGATTTTTCTGCTCCTGTTGATAAATTTTACGTTTTAGGACCAGGGGATGAACTGTTTCTTTACGTAATCGGAGCTCCACCGGGTATCAACATTGACAAAATAACAAGGTTGGTTGTTGATAGACAAGGAAAAGTTTACATTCCGGGGCTGGGAGTTTTCTTTGTTTGGGGAATGAGTTTGGGAGAAGCGGAAAAAATTATTTCAAATTCCATAGGAGCAAATATCAAATTGACCGTAGGAAATTTAAGGACTTTTCCTGTTTACGTTTCGGGAGAGGTTAACCGTCCAGGGAGAGTTCTGGTAACTGGAGTTAATACTGTCATAGACGCCATAATGATGGCAGGAGGTATTAAAAAGTCTGGAACCCTTAGAAATGTTCTTATTACAAGAAAAACATCTAAAGGTCTAAAAAAGATACATATAGATTTCTATAAACTCCTTTTAGAAGGAAAGCCAGTTGACGTTAAGCTGAGAGACGGAGACGTTATCTTTGTAGGTTCAATAGGGAAAGTGGCAGGAATTGCAGGCAAAGTAAAGAAACCGGCTATTTACGAACTAAAGGGAAACGAGACCATAGAAGATTTAATTAACTTAGCAGGAGGACTTTTACCTTCTAGCTATAGATATAAAGTTGTTATTCAAAGATATAAAGACAATAAGTTTTTGAAAGTTTTGGAAGGATCCTTAGATGATAAAAAGTTTATTTCTCAGAAAGTTCAAGATGGAGACTTAGTTTCAATAAAGACGGTTGTTGATATTCCAGAAAATGCTGTAATGGTAGATGGATATACTCCTTATCAAGGGATATATGCTTACAAGGAAGGAATGAAACTTTCTGAAGTCCTGAAAAAAGATATGTTTTATCCTGATTCCAATATGAAGTTTGGTCTTATAGAGAGAAAATATCCTTTAGGTTCTTTTCCTAAGTATCTAACTTTCTCGCCAGAAGAGGTTTTAAACGGCAAAGAAGACTTAGTTTTGAAACCAAGAGATAGAATAATTCTTTTCAAATTTGGAGATACTAAGGCAGTTGATCTCAATAAGGTGAGGGATGTCTTTATCGTTGAAGGAGAAATAAAGTATCCTGGAATATACGCTTACAAGGAAGGAATGAAACTTTCTGAAGTCCTGAAAAAAGATATGCTTACTTTAAACACCAATCTCTACTATGCAGAAATTGACCGAAGAGATCCAACAACTTTGGATATAGTTAAAATTGAAAAGTTTTCTCCAATAGATATTATAGAAGGGAAAAAAGATTTTGAAATACATAAGCTCGACCTTATAAAGTTCTATCCTAAATACGTCTATCCTCCTATTAAGATCTCAGGCCTTGTGAAAAAGCCGTTTTACCTTCCTTATCGTGAAGGATTAAAACTGTCTGAAGCTTTATCGTCAGTTGAATTTTTAGAAGATGTAAAGAAGTTAAAGGTAGTGATATTTAGAAAAAGAAGTGAAAGTATCAGTTCTACAACCTTTTCTACAACTTTGAATCCCGAAACCATGGATTTTGATAACGATGCCTTGAACACGTTTAAAATGGAAGAAAAAGAAGAATTAAAAGAAACTTCTATTAAAGGAGTGGAACAGAGACAAGAAGAAAAGAGTAGTGAAAGTAAAAAGAAACAAGAGAAAGAAGAGGAAGTGGTTGCTATAGTTCCTCTCTATCGACTTTTACTGAAAGCCGACTCTGATATTGATTTAACACTTAAACCCGGTGATAGGTTAATTGTCCAAGAAGTAGAGCCAGAAGAAATAGTCGAAAAGGTAGTAGTAAGTGGATACGTAAAAAATCCCGGAATCTACAAAATAGGAGAAAATACTACCCTTTATGATGTTCTGAAAGCTGCCGGAGGGTTTAGAAAGGACGCTTATCCACAAGGAGTCATTATTCTCAGAGAATCAGTAAGAAAAATGCAACAGCAAAGGATAGCAAAGATTGTTTCCCTTCTTAAACAGCAGTTAGAAAAAGAACAAGCAGCTATTATGCAAGCGGATTTGTCTTCTGAAGAGATAAAAGCAAGACAGGCAGCTTTTGAAGCTAAAAGAAAACTCTTAGAAGAAATGCAACAATCTCAAGTAAGTGGTAGAATTGCTGGAATATCTATTCCTTATGACCTTGAAAAGCTAAAGAATTCTCCATATAACATTCTACTTGAAGATGGAGACCAAATCTTTATTCCTAAAAAACCCGGAAGTGTTCTTGTATTTGGAGAAGTTTACAATCCATCTGCACTTGTTTACCGCAAAGGCTTAAAGGTTAGGGACTACATCCAGTTGGCAGGTGGATTTACGAAAGATGCTGATAAGGAAAATATTTTTGTGATAAAGGCTGATGGTTCTGTTGTCTCTTCTTCAAACGTGGGTAGCAAGGTTTTTGCTTGGGATGACAAGAGTAACAGGATAATCCTTAGAAGTAGCGATGCAATTCTTGACTACGAACTTAAACCAGGAGATTCTATAGTTGTTCCCCTTGAAGTTCACGTTCCAGTTATGTGGAGACCTCTCATTAAAGATATCATGCAGATTATCTACCAAGGGGCTATCACTGTTTACACGATTACAAAAATTTAA